The window GCCGGCGGCTGCGGGACGTGCGGCTGAAGCGAGGGCGCCTCTACGAGCTGATGCACGGTGGACGCGGGCTGCTGCTCGACCGGACCGGCCGGCTGTCGGTGGCGGGCTGGGCGGACCGGGTCGACCATGTCATCGACGCCAGCGAGGAGTTGGACGTACCCGCGGTACTGCTGCGGCCCGACGGCCATGTGGCGTGGGCCGGCGAGGACCAGCAGGATCTGCTCTACCGGCTCACCAAGTGGTTCGGCGCACCCGCCGGTTGAGCACGCCTACTCGGCTGCCACGTCACGGGTGCGCTGGTAGTGGCGCCGCGCCTTCATGCGGTTGCCGCAGACGGCCATCGAACACCAGCGGGCCCTGTTGGTCTTGCTGCGGTCGATGAGGAAGCGCCGGCACTCGGGGTTGGCGCACGGCCGCAGCCGTCCGGGCATCGTCCGCTGAACCGCGCTCCACGCCAGCACCGCTTCCACCGCCATCCGGCGCTCCGGAGGGGTGTCCAGCTTCCACGACACTCCCTCGGACGACACGTCCGGCCGGGAGGTGACGCCCTTCAGGAGCGGGCCCAGCGTCGTGGCGGTCCGGGCACCGCGCACCACGTCCTGGAGGGCGTCGCGTGCCTGGACGAGGCCGCGCAGCTCGTCCGCCGTTCCGCTGCCGCCGTGGGCCCGCTGCCATGACCTGGCCGCTTCCGGGTCCGCCAGCTCGTCCTGGACGGCACCGCCGACAACCGGCGTGCTGTTGAGGAGATCCAGCAGCGCGTCCTGCCGCTCCAGCTCGCTCGCCATCGCATCCCCTAACCGAATGGGCTCGCTTGACAGGTTACACGCGCCGCGATCGCCGGCGGAGGTTGAGTAGACAGTGTCTACGACGCAGTGGTAGACACTGTCTATGACTGAGGAGAGCTCCCTGCGGGAGCGGTTGATCGATGCCGGTGTGGACCTCGTGCTCACCGAGGGCTCCGCGTCCGTGGGCCTGCGGGAGACAGCACGCCGAGCGGCGGTGTCGCACGGGGCGCCGCGCCGGTACTTCCCGACGCACCACGCGCTGCTGTCGGCCATCGCCCGCCGCGGCTTCGAGGACCTCGGCGCCCGGTTCGAGGCCGCGGTCGCCGACGCGACCACGGCGCGCGCCCAGTTGGAGGCCGTCGCGCGGGCGTACGTCGGGTACGCGCTGGAGCGCCGCGGCATGTTCGAGCTGATGTTCCGGCACGACCTGCTCGACAGCGGGCCGCAGGCGCCGGACCAGCAGCGGCTGCGCCGGACGACCCTCCCGCTGTTCGAGCACATGACCCAGCTCGTCGCCCGGTGCCGAGCGGAGCGGGACGGCACGCGAGAGGGCGGCGGGCCCGACGACGCCGCACCGCCGCCCGCCGTGACCGCCGCCGCCCTGTGGTCGAACCTGCACGGGATGGCCCAGTTGTGGGCCTGGGGCAGCCTGCAACTCGCCCTCGGGTCCCCACCGCCGGACGGCGGTCCCGAAGACGATCAGTGCGACCGGCTCGTCGCGACCGTCGTGGCCGCCCACCTCGGCCCGGTGACCTCATGACCACATCCGCCCAGCGGCGGCTCGCGCTCCTGGTCAGCGCGGCCGGCGCGGTGATCGTCGCACTGGACGGCACGGTCCTGCTCCTGGCGCAGCCCAGCCTCCAGCGTGATCTCGGCGCGAGCATCGCCCAGATCCAGTGGACGAGCACCGGCTATCTGGTCGCGGTGGCCGCGTTACTCGTGATCGCCGGGCACCTGGGCGACCGGTACGGGCATCCGCGCCTGCTGCTCGTCGGCGTTCTCGGTTTCGGGGCCGCCTCGGCCGGGATCGCGCTCGCGCCGAACGTCGGCTGGGTGACAGCTCTCCGTGTGGTGCAGGGCGGGTTCGGCGCGCTGCTGCAACCCGCGACGCTCGCGCTGCTGCGGCAGACGTACCCGCCGGAACGGCTCGGCACGGCGATCGCCATCCGTACCAGTGCGATCGCGGTCGCGGCGGGCTCCGGGCCGATCCTCGGCGGTCTGCTCGTGGGACACCTGGGCTGGCGTGCCGTGTTCTGGGTCAACGTGCCCGTCGCGTTCGTCATCGCCGCCTTCGTCCTCGCCGTGCGGACACCCGTACCCGCACGTGCCGACTCCTCGCGCCTCAACCTCAACGGCGCGGGCCTGCTCGCGCTCGCGCTCGCGGTCCTCGTGCACGCCCTGGCCGCAGTACCCGAGCGAGGGTGGACCGCGGCGCCTACGCTGCTCGAACTCCTCGCCGTAGTCGGCGTGTTGGCGGTACTCGTCCGGCACGAACGGCGCGCCACGCACCCGATCGTCCCGCCGGCCGTGGCGCGGTCCGCACCCGTGACGGCCTCGATGGCCGTCCTGCTGGTCACGTCCGCCGGCCTGTTCGGATCGTTGTTCAGGGCCACGTTCTATCTCCAGGACACTCTCCGCCTCGACCCGCTCACCTGCGGTCTGCGCGTCCTTCCGCTGACCGTGTTCATGGTCCTCGGCTCGCCCGCCGCGAGCGCCGCGCTGCGCCGCTACGGTGCGCGCCACACCGCGATCGCGGGCACCGCCCTGGTCGTGGTCGGCATCACCGTGCTGTCCCGGCTCGACGCGGACAGCCCGTGGATCGTCACGGGCACGGCCTTCGGCCTCATCGGCGCCGGGTTCGCCGCGGTGATGGTCACCGCCACGGGGACCGTGGTCGGCGACGCGCCGCCGGGGTACGCGGGAGTCGTGGGTGGGCTCAAGCAGACCGCCATGAACATCGGGCCGACCCTCGGCATCGCCGTCGCTGCCGGCACGACCGGGTCCGCCGTCTCGGCGATGAGTTCCGCCCTGCTGGTCCTGGCCGCACTCACCGCCCTCGGTCTGCTTCCC of the Streptomyces sp. NBC_01788 genome contains:
- a CDS encoding TetR/AcrR family transcriptional regulator, giving the protein MTEESSLRERLIDAGVDLVLTEGSASVGLRETARRAAVSHGAPRRYFPTHHALLSAIARRGFEDLGARFEAAVADATTARAQLEAVARAYVGYALERRGMFELMFRHDLLDSGPQAPDQQRLRRTTLPLFEHMTQLVARCRAERDGTREGGGPDDAAPPPAVTAAALWSNLHGMAQLWAWGSLQLALGSPPPDGGPEDDQCDRLVATVVAAHLGPVTS
- a CDS encoding CGNR zinc finger domain-containing protein gives rise to the protein MASELERQDALLDLLNSTPVVGGAVQDELADPEAARSWQRAHGGSGTADELRGLVQARDALQDVVRGARTATTLGPLLKGVTSRPDVSSEGVSWKLDTPPERRMAVEAVLAWSAVQRTMPGRLRPCANPECRRFLIDRSKTNRARWCSMAVCGNRMKARRHYQRTRDVAAE
- a CDS encoding MFS transporter yields the protein MTTSAQRRLALLVSAAGAVIVALDGTVLLLAQPSLQRDLGASIAQIQWTSTGYLVAVAALLVIAGHLGDRYGHPRLLLVGVLGFGAASAGIALAPNVGWVTALRVVQGGFGALLQPATLALLRQTYPPERLGTAIAIRTSAIAVAAGSGPILGGLLVGHLGWRAVFWVNVPVAFVIAAFVLAVRTPVPARADSSRLNLNGAGLLALALAVLVHALAAVPERGWTAAPTLLELLAVVGVLAVLVRHERRATHPIVPPAVARSAPVTASMAVLLVTSAGLFGSLFRATFYLQDTLRLDPLTCGLRVLPLTVFMVLGSPAASAALRRYGARHTAIAGTALVVVGITVLSRLDADSPWIVTGTAFGLIGAGFAAVMVTATGTVVGDAPPGYAGVVGGLKQTAMNIGPTLGIAVAAGTTGSAVSAMSSALLVLAALTALGLLPATRLPHRNLTCKSALTG